One Sphingomonas sp. FARSPH DNA segment encodes these proteins:
- a CDS encoding PLP-dependent cysteine synthase family protein has product MTVDRAAVRAWRVEAIRRIEADYNRSADTHLIRLDLPRYPGITLYLKDESSHPTGSLKHRLARSLFLYALCNAWIGPDMCVIEASSGSTAVSEAYFARMLGLRFIAVVPASTAAPKLDAIRFHGGEIHTVDDPRTVYDVAHRLAAETGGHYLDQFTYAERATDWRGNNNIAESIFAQMAAEEHPTPSWIVCGAGTGGTSATIGRYIAYQRHPTRLCVADPVHSVFHRHFDDRTAVALPEGCASCIEGIGRPRVEPSFIPSVIDRMIAVEDGASIGAMRALSRRLGRRVGGSTGTNLVAIATLVDEMAQRRETGSIVTILCDGGERYGCTYYDDDWLAARGIDWRPYEETAIGLFGT; this is encoded by the coding sequence ATGACCGTTGATCGCGCCGCCGTCCGCGCCTGGCGCGTCGAGGCCATCCGGCGGATCGAGGCCGATTACAACCGGTCCGCCGACACTCACCTGATCCGCCTCGACCTGCCGCGCTATCCCGGGATCACGCTCTACCTGAAGGACGAGAGCAGCCATCCGACCGGCAGCCTGAAGCACCGGCTGGCCCGTTCGCTGTTCCTCTACGCCCTGTGCAACGCCTGGATCGGGCCCGACATGTGTGTGATCGAGGCGTCGTCCGGGTCCACCGCGGTCAGCGAGGCGTATTTCGCCCGGATGTTGGGGCTGCGCTTCATCGCGGTCGTGCCCGCCTCGACCGCCGCACCCAAGCTAGACGCGATCCGCTTCCACGGCGGCGAGATTCATACGGTCGACGATCCGCGGACCGTCTACGACGTCGCCCACCGCCTCGCCGCGGAAACGGGCGGACATTACCTCGACCAGTTCACCTACGCCGAGCGGGCGACCGACTGGCGGGGCAACAACAACATCGCCGAAAGCATCTTCGCCCAGATGGCGGCGGAGGAGCATCCCACACCGAGCTGGATCGTGTGTGGCGCAGGCACTGGCGGAACGTCCGCGACCATCGGTCGCTACATCGCCTATCAGCGGCACCCGACGCGATTGTGCGTCGCCGATCCGGTCCATTCGGTCTTCCACCGCCATTTCGACGATCGCACCGCCGTGGCGCTGCCCGAGGGCTGCGCGAGCTGTATCGAGGGGATCGGCCGCCCGCGCGTGGAGCCGAGCTTCATCCCGTCGGTGATCGACCGGATGATCGCCGTCGAGGACGGGGCGAGCATCGGCGCGATGCGTGCGCTCTCGCGTCGCCTCGGCCGACGGGTGGGGGGATCGACCGGCACCAACCTGGTGGCGATCGCGACGCTGGTCGACGAGATGGCACAGCGGCGCGAGACGGGCTCCATCGTCACGATCCTGTGCGACGGGGGCGAGCGATACGGCTGCACCTATTACGACGACGATTGGCTGGCGGCTCGCGGGATCGACTGGCGGCCGTATGAAGAGACGGCGATCGGCCTTTTCGGGACGTGA
- a CDS encoding M3 family metallopeptidase has product MTNPLLDTLALPRFGDIRPDHVAPALDKVITEHRAVVERIVATQPRSFADAWLPLERADTAIVAVWSVVSHLHGVADTPEWRAAFAAGQAKLVKNNLQMMQNQALYAVLVALSATPEFVALPDADRVAVEQMIRDFVLAGVALGAEDRARFASISVELSQLSTAFGNAVLDATDAWFEHIEDEAALAGVSDADKAMFADAAKARGLPGWVMTLQMPSVNAVLTFAEDRGLRERVYTASGTRASDQGPQAGQFDNSDRIAAILDLRREAARLLGFTDPVAWSLATKMAANAGEVLAFLRDLGRRAKPAAMRDYAELADYAAEHLGIAAIQPWDLAYVADQLRAARYAVDEQEVRAHFPVDRVIAGWQRLLDRLFGIHLIARPDIAVYHPDACYYDVVDEGGEVFAGVYVDLHARAGKRGGAWMAQARPRLNDGNSRRVPVAYLVCNFAPKTDGAPSLLSHKEVVTLLHETGHCLHHLFTRIDRPGIAGTNGFEWDAIELPSQLMEDFACDREVLRGMSGHHLTGAPLSDALFDKLVAARRFQSGMFVVRQVEFALFDLLLHLGTMSSDPMEVVEAVRDEVAVVRPPAWHRFPHAFTHIFAGGYASGYYSYLWAEVLAADGFQRFAETGLMDRFTAEKFRHEVLARGASRPAAESFRAFRGRDADRHAMLVRHGLATHDDR; this is encoded by the coding sequence ATGACCAACCCCCTGCTCGATACGCTGGCGCTGCCGCGTTTCGGCGATATCCGGCCAGACCACGTCGCTCCGGCGCTCGATAAGGTGATCACCGAGCATCGCGCGGTCGTCGAACGGATCGTCGCGACGCAGCCGCGCAGCTTCGCCGATGCGTGGCTGCCGCTCGAGCGCGCCGATACCGCGATCGTCGCGGTCTGGTCCGTCGTGTCGCATCTGCACGGCGTCGCCGACACGCCCGAATGGCGCGCGGCGTTTGCGGCGGGGCAGGCAAAGTTGGTCAAGAATAATCTGCAGATGATGCAGAATCAGGCGCTGTATGCGGTGCTCGTCGCGCTGAGTGCGACGCCCGAGTTCGTCGCGCTGCCCGATGCCGATCGGGTCGCGGTCGAACAGATGATCCGCGATTTCGTCCTGGCCGGCGTGGCGCTGGGAGCTGAGGACCGTGCGCGTTTCGCATCGATCTCGGTCGAATTGTCCCAGCTGTCGACGGCATTTGGCAACGCCGTGCTGGATGCGACCGACGCCTGGTTCGAACATATCGAGGACGAGGCGGCGCTCGCCGGCGTCTCGGACGCAGACAAGGCGATGTTTGCCGATGCCGCGAAGGCGCGTGGCCTGCCCGGATGGGTGATGACGTTGCAGATGCCGAGCGTAAACGCCGTGCTGACCTTCGCCGAGGATCGCGGTCTACGCGAACGGGTGTATACGGCATCGGGCACGCGCGCATCGGACCAGGGCCCGCAGGCCGGGCAATTCGATAATTCGGATCGCATCGCGGCGATCCTGGACCTGCGGCGCGAGGCCGCGCGGCTGCTCGGCTTCACCGATCCGGTCGCCTGGTCGCTCGCCACGAAGATGGCGGCCAATGCGGGCGAGGTGCTGGCCTTCCTGCGCGATCTCGGCCGCCGGGCGAAACCCGCGGCGATGCGCGACTATGCCGAGCTTGCGGACTATGCGGCGGAGCATCTGGGCATCGCCGCGATCCAGCCATGGGATCTGGCCTATGTGGCGGACCAGCTGCGTGCTGCGCGCTACGCCGTTGACGAGCAGGAGGTGCGCGCCCATTTCCCTGTCGATAGGGTCATCGCCGGCTGGCAACGACTGCTCGATCGCCTGTTCGGTATCCATCTGATCGCGCGCCCGGATATCGCCGTCTATCACCCCGATGCCTGCTATTACGATGTGGTGGACGAGGGCGGGGAGGTGTTCGCGGGCGTCTACGTCGACCTGCACGCCCGTGCCGGCAAACGCGGCGGCGCGTGGATGGCGCAAGCGCGGCCACGGCTGAACGACGGCAACAGCCGGCGCGTGCCGGTCGCCTATCTCGTCTGCAATTTCGCACCGAAGACGGACGGCGCCCCCTCGCTGCTCAGCCACAAGGAGGTGGTGACGTTGCTGCACGAGACGGGCCACTGCCTGCACCACCTATTCACGCGCATCGATCGCCCGGGCATTGCGGGGACCAACGGGTTCGAATGGGACGCGATCGAACTGCCGAGCCAGCTGATGGAGGATTTCGCCTGTGATCGCGAGGTGCTGCGCGGCATGTCGGGTCATCACCTGACGGGCGCACCGCTGAGCGACGCCCTGTTCGACAAGCTGGTCGCGGCGCGCCGTTTCCAGTCGGGCATGTTCGTCGTCCGCCAGGTCGAATTCGCCCTGTTCGACCTGTTGCTCCACCTAGGGACGATGAGCAGCGATCCGATGGAGGTCGTCGAGGCGGTGCGCGACGAGGTGGCCGTGGTCCGCCCGCCGGCCTGGCATCGCTTCCCCCATGCCTTCACCCATATCTTCGCCGGCGGTTACGCGTCGGGCTATTACAGCTATTTGTGGGCGGAAGTACTGGCCGCGGACGGTTTCCAGCGCTTCGCCGAGACGGGATTGATGGATCGGTTCACGGCCGAAAAATTCCGTCACGAGGTGCTCGCCCGCGGGGCCAGTCGTCCGGCCGCCGAAAGTTTCCGCGCCTTCCGTGGCCGCGACGCCGACCGGCACGCGATGCTGGTCCGCCACGGTCTGGCGACGCACGATGACCGTTGA
- the trxB gene encoding thioredoxin-disulfide reductase — translation MPELTGPDVRHSKVLIIGSGPAGYTAAVYAARAALAPTLIEGPQPGGQLTITTDVENWPGDESVLGPDLMARMGEQVRKAGVDVVSDLIVEVDLSRTPFLAIGDDGTRYTADTMIVATGASARWLGLDSETAYRGRGVSACATCDGFFYRGRVCAVVGGGNTAVEEALYLTNFAEKVYLIHRRDALRADRTNQARLRANPKVEMIWNAEVAQVVGDAGGVTGIDLRDTRDGTRRHLPVHGLFVAIGHDPATALFKGQLRMDDEGYILVTPGSTATSVPGVFAAGDVQDKLFRQAVTSAGMGCMAALEAERFLAGHNAHGIAAEGVDTPLLT, via the coding sequence ATGCCGGAACTTACCGGACCGGACGTGCGACACAGCAAGGTTCTCATCATCGGATCGGGGCCGGCGGGCTATACCGCCGCGGTCTATGCCGCACGCGCCGCGCTCGCGCCGACGCTGATCGAAGGGCCGCAGCCGGGCGGGCAGCTGACCATCACGACCGATGTCGAGAACTGGCCCGGTGACGAAAGTGTGCTGGGGCCCGACCTGATGGCCCGCATGGGCGAACAGGTGCGCAAGGCCGGGGTCGACGTGGTCAGCGACCTGATCGTCGAGGTCGACCTGTCGCGAACGCCGTTCCTAGCGATCGGCGACGACGGCACGCGGTATACCGCCGATACGATGATCGTCGCGACCGGTGCCTCGGCCCGCTGGCTGGGCCTCGACAGCGAAACCGCGTATCGCGGCCGCGGGGTATCGGCCTGTGCGACGTGCGACGGCTTTTTCTACCGCGGGCGCGTCTGCGCGGTAGTCGGCGGCGGCAATACCGCGGTGGAGGAGGCGCTGTACCTCACCAATTTCGCCGAGAAGGTGTATCTGATCCATCGGCGGGACGCGTTGCGCGCGGATCGCACCAACCAGGCGCGGCTGCGGGCGAATCCCAAGGTGGAAATGATCTGGAACGCCGAAGTGGCGCAGGTCGTCGGCGATGCCGGCGGCGTGACCGGGATCGATCTGCGCGACACGCGCGACGGGACGCGAAGGCATCTGCCGGTTCACGGCCTGTTCGTCGCGATCGGCCACGATCCCGCCACGGCGCTGTTCAAGGGACAGCTGCGCATGGATGACGAAGGCTATATCCTCGTCACCCCCGGTTCGACCGCGACCAGCGTGCCGGGCGTGTTCGCCGCGGGGGACGTGCAGGACAAGCTGTTCCGTCAGGCGGTCACCTCTGCCGGGATGGGCTGCATGGCTGCGCTGGAAGCCGAACGGTTTCTTGCCGGGCACAATGCCCATGGAATCGCCGCGGAGGGTGTCGACACCCCGCTGCTGACCTGA
- the trxA gene encoding thioredoxin: MRHATEQDFDDIVLKNDKPVLVDFWAPWCAPCKALAPTLDEMAEEYADEMEIVKVDIEANPKLAERFGVRGIPLLMIVKDGAETARTFGTVSRSRLDAFVDANVGTA, encoded by the coding sequence ATGCGTCACGCGACCGAGCAGGATTTCGACGACATCGTCCTGAAGAACGACAAGCCCGTGCTGGTCGATTTCTGGGCGCCCTGGTGCGCGCCGTGCAAGGCGCTGGCGCCGACGCTCGACGAGATGGCCGAGGAATATGCCGACGAGATGGAGATCGTGAAGGTCGATATCGAGGCCAATCCGAAACTGGCGGAGCGGTTTGGGGTTCGCGGCATTCCGCTGCTGATGATCGTCAAGGACGGCGCGGAGACCGCCCGCACTTTCGGCACCGTGTCCCGCAGCCGCCTGGATGCCTTCGTCGATGCGAACGTAGGAACGGCATGA
- a CDS encoding metallopeptidase TldD-related protein: protein MNGGDTALDRARARLLGPAGLDEAAIGRALGELAGGGADLADLYFEATSTRNWQLENGRVTQGGFVTRQGVGARAAHGGQVSFAHSADIREGALRDTVRAVRTLERRGDAGRHPHGIALDRRAGGHDLYPAIDPVAVEDATAWIAILKRIDDLARAHDPRVAQVNANVRATDATILVAEVDGLLAGDVRPMTILSVVVIAEQAGRRARGQAGLGRRGGLAAFGAAEIDTMVATAVHMALNNLDAIPAPVGEMPIVLGPGYPGVLFHEAVGHGLEGDHHRKHLSAFDGKVGERIAAPGVTVIDDGGIAGRLGSLGIDDEGSAPDRTVLVEDGVLTGLMQDRLNAGLMNARSTGNGRRQSHAHLPMPRMTNTFLANGTADPADIIASIDRGIYATEFDGGQVDIVTGRFNFTTIEAWLVEKGKLVAPVRGATLIGVGHEALRHISMIGDDLALDTGMATCGKQGQTLHVSVGQPTLRIDRMMVGGQAG from the coding sequence ATGAACGGCGGCGACACGGCGCTCGACCGCGCGCGCGCGCGGCTGCTCGGCCCGGCGGGACTGGACGAGGCGGCGATCGGCCGCGCCCTGGGCGAACTGGCCGGCGGCGGCGCGGATCTGGCCGATTTGTATTTCGAGGCGACCAGTACGCGGAACTGGCAGCTTGAGAACGGACGCGTCACCCAGGGGGGCTTCGTGACGCGGCAGGGGGTGGGCGCGCGGGCGGCGCATGGCGGACAGGTCAGCTTCGCCCATTCCGCCGATATCCGCGAGGGCGCCCTGCGCGATACGGTGCGAGCGGTGCGCACGCTGGAGCGACGCGGCGACGCGGGGCGGCACCCGCACGGCATCGCGCTGGATCGCCGGGCGGGCGGCCATGATCTCTATCCCGCGATCGACCCGGTCGCGGTCGAGGATGCGACCGCCTGGATCGCAATCCTGAAGCGGATCGACGACCTGGCCCGCGCGCACGATCCGCGCGTCGCGCAGGTCAACGCCAATGTCCGCGCGACCGATGCCACGATCCTGGTCGCCGAGGTCGACGGCCTGCTGGCGGGCGATGTGCGGCCGATGACCATCCTGTCGGTGGTCGTGATCGCCGAGCAGGCAGGGCGCCGCGCGCGCGGTCAGGCGGGGCTCGGGCGGCGGGGTGGCCTGGCGGCGTTCGGCGCGGCCGAGATCGACACGATGGTCGCGACCGCCGTCCATATGGCGCTCAACAATCTCGACGCGATCCCCGCGCCGGTCGGCGAGATGCCGATCGTGCTGGGCCCCGGCTATCCCGGCGTGCTGTTCCACGAGGCGGTGGGGCACGGGCTGGAGGGCGACCATCACCGCAAGCACCTCTCCGCGTTCGACGGCAAGGTCGGCGAACGGATCGCGGCGCCCGGCGTGACGGTGATCGACGACGGCGGGATCGCGGGGCGGCTGGGGTCGCTGGGCATCGACGACGAAGGCTCCGCGCCCGACCGCACCGTGCTGGTCGAGGACGGGGTTCTGACCGGGCTGATGCAGGACCGGCTGAACGCCGGGCTGATGAACGCGCGGTCGACCGGCAACGGCCGGCGCCAGTCCCATGCGCATCTGCCGATGCCGAGGATGACCAATACCTTCCTCGCCAACGGCACCGCCGATCCGGCGGACATCATCGCCTCGATCGACCGCGGCATCTATGCGACCGAATTCGACGGCGGGCAGGTCGATATCGTCACCGGTCGCTTCAACTTCACCACGATCGAGGCGTGGCTGGTCGAGAAGGGCAAGCTCGTCGCGCCGGTGCGCGGTGCCACGCTGATCGGCGTCGGGCACGAGGCGCTGCGCCATATCTCGATGATCGGCGACGATCTGGCGCTCGATACCGGCATGGCGACCTGCGGCAAGCAGGGCCAGACGCTGCACGTCAGCGTCGGCCAGCCCACGCTGCGCATCGACCGGATGATGGTCGGCGGACAGGCCGGCTGA
- a CDS encoding TldD/PmbA family protein yields the protein MTMLLTHGETALREAAQQAVELAAGRGARARASVHHEGIAKIAMRGGEVETAERSGSQGLGLTVFLDGRRGSASTAGFDRAAIERVVEEAMLIAGHVQPDPDADMPPADRLAFSGPAPVLYADSQRSPEAMLEAASAMDRIATGIAASDSRLRAGESVAVATEGLWALATSDGFCRSVMRSNDTRWTVMLAQDEGGSTSDFCQSRERRAEALLSAEQLATTAADRARSALGARAVDSRRCPVLFEPRTAATLVGELAGALTGAAQYRRMSFLPDPIGQRVAAEHLTLWEDPFEPLGMASGGFDSEGIAGSSRAIVRAGVAEGLFLSSFTARKLGMASTGNADGHYNLTLTSMADSSNWDDMLRMLDTGLIVTQFQGGKTDPASGNWTQAVQGLWVEGGQVVHAVTDVTLAGNVMAMLTGIRSVGRDVERIGAIRTGSILIDDMQVGGKA from the coding sequence ATGACCATGCTGTTGACGCATGGCGAGACGGCCCTGCGCGAGGCGGCGCAGCAGGCGGTCGAGCTGGCGGCCGGGCGGGGCGCGCGGGCGCGGGCCTCGGTCCATCACGAGGGGATCGCCAAGATCGCGATGCGCGGCGGCGAGGTGGAGACGGCCGAGCGCAGCGGTAGCCAGGGCCTGGGCCTGACCGTCTTTCTCGATGGGCGCCGGGGATCGGCGTCGACCGCCGGGTTCGACCGGGCGGCGATCGAACGGGTGGTCGAGGAGGCGATGCTGATCGCCGGCCATGTCCAGCCCGATCCCGATGCGGACATGCCCCCTGCCGACCGGCTGGCCTTTTCGGGGCCCGCGCCCGTGCTTTACGCCGACAGCCAGCGCAGCCCCGAAGCGATGCTGGAGGCGGCGAGCGCGATGGACCGGATCGCGACCGGCATCGCGGCGTCGGACAGCCGCCTGCGCGCGGGCGAATCGGTGGCGGTGGCCACCGAAGGACTCTGGGCGCTGGCGACCAGCGACGGCTTCTGCCGCAGCGTGATGCGCTCCAACGACACGCGCTGGACGGTCATGCTGGCGCAGGACGAGGGCGGCAGCACCTCGGATTTCTGCCAGTCGCGCGAGCGGCGGGCGGAGGCGTTGCTGTCTGCCGAACAGCTGGCGACGACCGCCGCCGACCGTGCCCGCAGCGCGCTGGGCGCGCGGGCCGTCGACAGTCGTCGCTGTCCGGTGCTGTTCGAGCCGCGCACGGCAGCGACCCTGGTCGGGGAACTGGCGGGGGCGCTGACCGGTGCCGCGCAATATCGCCGGATGAGCTTCCTGCCCGATCCGATCGGGCAGCGGGTGGCGGCCGAGCACCTGACCTTGTGGGAAGATCCGTTCGAGCCGCTCGGCATGGCCAGCGGCGGCTTCGATAGTGAGGGGATCGCAGGATCGTCGCGCGCGATCGTGCGAGCGGGCGTGGCCGAAGGGCTGTTCCTGTCGAGCTTTACGGCGCGCAAGCTGGGTATGGCGTCCACCGGCAACGCCGATGGGCATTACAATCTGACACTGACCAGCATGGCGGACAGCAGCAATTGGGACGACATGCTTCGGATGCTCGACACCGGCCTGATCGTCACGCAGTTCCAAGGCGGCAAGACCGATCCTGCCAGCGGCAATTGGACGCAGGCGGTGCAGGGCCTGTGGGTCGAGGGCGGGCAGGTCGTCCATGCCGTCACCGACGTGACGCTGGCCGGGAACGTGATGGCGATGCTGACCGGCATCCGCTCGGTGGGCCGCGATGTCGAGCGGATCGGCGCGATCCGCACCGGCTCGATCCTGATCGACGACATGCAGGTGGGGGGCAAGGCATGA